A window of the Bacillus sp. E(2018) genome harbors these coding sequences:
- the trxB gene encoding thioredoxin-disulfide reductase, translating to MTEERIYDVAILGAGPAGMTAAVYTSRANLDTIMIERGIPGGQMANTEDVENYPGFDHILGPELSNKMFEHAKKFGAAYAYGDVKEIVDGEEYKTIHAGSKTYKARSIIISTGAEYKKLGIPGEKEFSGRGVSYCAVCDGAFFKNRELVVVGGGDSAVEEGVYLTRFASKVTIVHRRDKLRAQKILQQRAFDNEKIDFIWNHSVKEIHGENNKVNKVTLVHSETGEEQDFSADGVFIYIGMLPLNAAFKNLGITNENGYVETNEQMETRIPGIFAAGDIREKTLRQIVTATGDGSIAAQAAQHYVETLTEKLKNVTSN from the coding sequence ATGACTGAAGAAAGAATTTATGATGTAGCTATTCTTGGTGCAGGACCAGCTGGTATGACTGCAGCGGTTTATACATCACGCGCGAACTTGGATACGATCATGATTGAAAGAGGTATCCCGGGCGGACAGATGGCTAATACGGAAGATGTAGAAAACTATCCTGGTTTTGATCACATTCTTGGACCAGAACTTTCAAACAAAATGTTTGAGCACGCAAAAAAATTTGGTGCTGCATACGCTTATGGTGATGTAAAAGAAATCGTTGATGGCGAAGAGTACAAGACGATTCATGCTGGGAGCAAAACGTACAAAGCGCGTTCGATCATCATCTCAACTGGTGCTGAATATAAGAAACTAGGTATTCCAGGAGAAAAAGAATTCTCTGGACGCGGTGTTTCTTATTGTGCGGTTTGTGATGGAGCGTTCTTTAAGAACCGTGAATTAGTCGTTGTTGGCGGCGGTGACTCTGCTGTTGAAGAAGGTGTCTACCTGACTCGTTTCGCTTCTAAAGTAACGATTGTTCATAGACGTGACAAACTTCGTGCGCAAAAGATTCTTCAACAACGTGCGTTTGATAACGAAAAGATTGATTTTATTTGGAATCATTCAGTTAAAGAGATTCACGGTGAAAACAATAAAGTGAACAAAGTGACGTTAGTTCATTCGGAAACGGGAGAAGAACAAGATTTCTCAGCAGATGGTGTGTTCATCTATATCGGAATGCTGCCACTTAACGCTGCGTTTAAAAATCTTGGCATCACGAACGAAAATGGCTATGTAGAAACGAACGAACAGATGGAAACAAGAATTCCTGGGATCTTTGCAGCAGGAGATATTCGTGAAAAAACACTTCGTCAAATCGTTACAGCTACAGGTGATGGAAGTATCGCTGCACAAGCAGCTCAGCACTATGTGGAAACTTTGACGGAGAAGTTAAAAAACGTAACTTCCAATTAA
- a CDS encoding tetratricopeptide repeat protein, with protein sequence MHKQKRASAASGRVLPFIQDGDYFFEKGIKAYNRRDLNTAKKMFERAVTFQPEEPSFLCQLASTLAEIGEYEESNKYLLNALEQSGSDLSECHFFLANNFAHLGMYIDAEEHARLYIAIDPDGEFVEDTQELLDLISLETGSKSSNLPLSTEEELIKLHDEARQSIERGDLPLAQQQLKEIISNHPKFWAAYNNLALTHFYKSEFDEAMDVLQDVLDKNPGNLNALCNLAIFLFHLGMDEPGGKLVERLKTVHPMHPEHRYKLGNTFGLLEEHLYANKWLQSLRKSSFVYDPVTTHMLAVSYYALGQKDLSIKTWKKVIDLDPEGHVAPFYIEKAQNDELKVAGGDYQYRIPTNNQNKPKKDRQAKAMEHIQQVRKGLEKNKITHLILLRGNKNEEAYETLRDFCLRKEESLLVKEIAATIMLEHQPERAVRLVHDDTSVEVGTASSIISMALDVLLSVKGKGSALDEHVLFYWAEAIKFAETTGERIFDNQKAIAAAIDHLARKQKGRSTQKGIAEQYEITVSVLSLRIKKLIGWVNRNV encoded by the coding sequence ATGCATAAACAAAAACGGGCCAGTGCAGCTAGCGGCCGTGTTCTTCCCTTCATCCAGGATGGGGATTACTTTTTTGAAAAAGGAATAAAAGCCTATAACAGGCGTGATTTAAATACAGCGAAAAAAATGTTTGAACGGGCAGTTACCTTCCAGCCGGAAGAGCCCTCTTTTTTATGTCAGCTTGCTTCAACGCTTGCTGAGATTGGTGAATATGAAGAATCCAATAAGTACTTGCTGAATGCTCTCGAACAGTCTGGTTCAGATCTTTCAGAATGTCATTTCTTTCTTGCGAATAACTTTGCGCACTTAGGCATGTATATTGATGCTGAAGAACATGCTCGTTTATATATAGCGATTGATCCAGATGGTGAATTTGTGGAAGATACACAAGAACTGTTAGATCTTATCTCACTTGAAACAGGAAGCAAGTCTTCTAATTTGCCACTTTCGACGGAAGAAGAGCTGATCAAGCTGCATGATGAAGCGAGACAGTCGATCGAGCGAGGAGATCTACCACTTGCGCAACAACAGTTAAAAGAGATCATTTCGAATCACCCTAAGTTTTGGGCGGCGTATAATAACTTAGCACTCACTCATTTTTATAAGAGCGAGTTTGATGAAGCGATGGATGTTCTTCAAGATGTCTTGGATAAAAATCCTGGTAACTTAAATGCACTATGCAATCTTGCTATTTTTCTGTTCCATTTAGGGATGGACGAACCTGGTGGTAAGCTTGTTGAACGATTAAAAACGGTGCATCCGATGCATCCTGAACATCGTTATAAATTGGGGAATACGTTCGGTTTATTAGAAGAGCATTTGTATGCGAATAAATGGCTTCAATCTCTTAGAAAATCGTCATTTGTATACGATCCCGTCACAACACATATGCTGGCGGTATCTTACTATGCACTTGGACAAAAGGACCTTTCTATTAAAACATGGAAAAAGGTAATCGATCTCGATCCTGAAGGTCACGTGGCTCCTTTTTATATAGAAAAAGCGCAGAACGATGAGTTGAAGGTAGCAGGCGGGGACTATCAGTATCGCATCCCAACTAACAATCAGAACAAACCGAAAAAAGATCGACAAGCGAAAGCGATGGAACATATTCAGCAAGTTCGTAAAGGACTGGAAAAAAACAAAATTACGCATTTAATTCTTCTCAGAGGGAATAAAAATGAAGAGGCTTATGAGACGCTTCGTGATTTTTGTCTTAGAAAAGAAGAGTCCTTACTCGTTAAAGAAATCGCGGCTACAATCATGCTTGAACATCAGCCAGAACGAGCTGTGAGACTTGTTCATGATGATACTTCTGTAGAAGTGGGTACAGCGTCAAGTATTATTAGTATGGCGCTGGATGTTCTGCTTTCTGTAAAAGGAAAGGGTTCGGCACTTGACGAGCATGTATTGTTTTATTGGGCTGAAGCTATTAAGTTTGCGGAAACGACCGGTGAGCGAATCTTTGATAACCAAAAAGCAATTGCTGCGGCAATCGATCACTTAGCTCGTAAGCAAAAAGGGCGTTCTACCCAAAAAGGGATTGCTGAGCAATACGAGATCACCGTTTCTGTATTGTCTTTACGCATAAAAAAACTGATCGGTTGGGTGAATCGCAACGTTTGA